In Chitinophaga sp. HK235, a single window of DNA contains:
- a CDS encoding cell division ATP-binding protein FtsE, protein MTSEQPIIQLTNASIYQGNSLILSDVNITVNKGEFVYLIGKTGTGKSSLLKTLYGDLPLKDGTGQVVGFDLKKMDWKKVPYLRRNLGVVFQDFQLLTDRNVHDNLKFALRATGWQDNKQMEDKIADVLDKVGLGTKGFKMPYELSGGEQQRIDIARAMLNSPRLILADEPTGNLDPETSDGIMQLLFRICREGTAIVMATHDYIVLQKFPSRVLRTENGHVTDNAALNFSS, encoded by the coding sequence ATGACGTCTGAACAACCGATCATCCAATTAACGAATGCCAGCATATATCAGGGAAACTCATTGATTTTATCGGATGTGAACATCACGGTAAACAAGGGGGAGTTTGTGTATCTTATTGGTAAAACGGGCACGGGTAAGTCCAGCCTGTTAAAAACCCTGTATGGCGATCTGCCGTTGAAGGATGGCACCGGCCAGGTAGTGGGTTTTGACCTGAAAAAGATGGACTGGAAGAAGGTGCCTTATCTGCGTCGTAATCTGGGCGTGGTATTCCAGGATTTTCAACTGCTGACAGATCGTAATGTGCACGACAACCTGAAGTTTGCGCTGCGGGCTACGGGCTGGCAGGATAACAAGCAGATGGAAGACAAGATTGCAGATGTACTGGACAAGGTAGGGCTGGGCACCAAAGGGTTTAAAATGCCGTATGAACTGTCTGGCGGAGAGCAGCAGCGTATAGATATTGCGCGGGCTATGCTCAATTCGCCCCGGCTGATCCTGGCAGATGAGCCTACAGGTAACCTGGATCCGGAAACTTCTGATGGTATTATGCAGCTGTTGTTCCGTATTTGCCGGGAGGGTACCGCTATCGTGATGGCTACCCATGATTATATCGTATTACAGAAATTCCCGTCCCGTGTATTGCGCACTGAAAACGGGCATGTAACTGACAATGCTGCGCTTAATTTCTCTTCGTAA
- the rpsO gene encoding 30S ribosomal protein S15: MSYLTVEKKANIFKEFGGSEKNTGSVEAQIALLTERINSISGHLKANKKDFSTHRGLMKMVGQRKRLLAYLSKTNLTGYRALIEKLGIRK, from the coding sequence ATGTCTTACTTAACTGTTGAAAAGAAAGCCAATATTTTTAAGGAATTTGGTGGAAGCGAGAAAAATACAGGCTCTGTAGAAGCGCAAATTGCCCTGCTGACTGAGCGTATCAACAGCATTTCCGGTCACCTGAAAGCAAACAAAAAAGATTTCTCTACCCATCGTGGTCTGATGAAAATGGTAGGTCAGAGAAAGCGTTTACTCGCTTATCTGTCTAAAACCAACCTCACCGGCTACCGTGCCCTTATTGAGAAGTTAGGTATCAGGAAGTAA
- a CDS encoding BlaI/MecI/CopY family transcriptional regulator, protein MKQLTKAEEQIMQALWQTGPAFVKDIIEALPEPKPHYNTVSTLVKILIEKGFIDFKAYGKSHQYYYLVSKEAYSHKTLNNLAKSYFGGSFSNMVSFFVKEKDLSLTDLEQLVQKIKDTQKK, encoded by the coding sequence ATGAAACAACTCACCAAAGCGGAAGAACAGATCATGCAAGCTCTCTGGCAAACAGGGCCGGCCTTCGTAAAAGATATCATTGAAGCCCTGCCGGAACCCAAACCCCACTACAACACCGTTTCTACCCTGGTCAAAATACTTATAGAGAAAGGATTTATCGACTTCAAGGCATATGGCAAATCACATCAGTATTACTACCTGGTCTCCAAGGAAGCTTACAGTCACAAAACCCTGAACAACCTTGCCAAAAGCTACTTCGGCGGCTCCTTCAGCAATATGGTTTCGTTCTTTGTAAAAGAAAAAGACCTCAGCCTGACAGACCTTGAACAACTGGTGCAAAAAATCAAGGACACTCAAAAGAAATAG